A window of Chitinophaga sp. MM2321 contains these coding sequences:
- the hppD gene encoding 4-hydroxyphenylpyruvate dioxygenase, producing the protein METAVINSASLNDQHDFLPLNGTDYVEFYVGNAKQAAYYYKTAFGFQAVAYAGPETGVRDRVSYVLVQNKLRFVLTTSLLPDSEISRHVTRHGDGVKALALWVDDARAAYEETVKRGAAPYQEPLIEEDESGEVISSGIHTYGDTVHLFIERKNYHGLFRPGFKALTSSYNPAETGLLYVDHCVGNVGWHEMDTWVEFYERTMGFRNLISFDDSDISTEYSALMSKVMSNGNGRVKFPINEPAEGKKKSQIEEYLDFYGGPGVQHVAIATNDIVKTVKELQSRGVEFLKVPSSYYETLLDRVGKIDEAIAPLQQLGILVDRDDEGYLLQIFTKPIQDRPTVFFEIIQRKGAQSFGKGNFKALFESIEREQALRGNL; encoded by the coding sequence ATGGAAACTGCAGTAATAAACAGTGCCAGCTTAAACGATCAGCATGATTTTTTACCCCTCAACGGTACCGACTATGTTGAGTTTTATGTAGGCAATGCCAAACAGGCCGCCTATTATTATAAAACCGCTTTCGGCTTTCAGGCAGTGGCCTATGCCGGGCCGGAGACAGGCGTGAGAGACAGGGTTTCCTATGTCCTGGTGCAAAACAAACTGCGTTTTGTGTTAACCACTTCTTTATTGCCGGATAGTGAAATTTCCCGGCACGTTACCCGGCATGGCGATGGTGTGAAGGCGCTGGCGCTCTGGGTAGACGATGCCCGCGCAGCTTATGAAGAAACGGTGAAACGTGGTGCAGCTCCATACCAGGAGCCACTCATAGAAGAAGATGAATCCGGTGAAGTGATCAGCAGCGGTATCCACACTTACGGCGATACCGTACATCTTTTTATAGAGCGTAAAAACTACCATGGATTATTCAGACCCGGTTTTAAAGCACTGACCTCCAGCTACAATCCAGCGGAAACAGGATTGCTGTATGTAGATCATTGTGTGGGCAATGTGGGCTGGCATGAAATGGATACCTGGGTGGAATTTTACGAACGGACGATGGGCTTCCGCAACCTCATCTCTTTTGATGACAGCGATATCTCCACCGAATACTCCGCCCTCATGAGCAAGGTAATGAGTAACGGCAACGGGCGTGTGAAATTTCCTATTAATGAACCGGCAGAAGGCAAGAAGAAATCACAGATCGAAGAATACCTGGATTTCTATGGCGGTCCGGGTGTTCAGCACGTGGCCATCGCCACCAACGATATTGTAAAAACGGTAAAAGAACTGCAAAGCAGGGGCGTTGAATTCCTGAAAGTACCGTCCTCTTATTATGAAACCCTGCTGGACAGGGTAGGTAAGATCGATGAAGCTATTGCGCCGCTGCAGCAGCTGGGCATCCTGGTAGACCGGGACGACGAAGGATACCTGTTGCAGATCTTTACCAAGCCAATCCAGGACCGGCCAACCGTATTTTTTGAAATCATCCAGCGCAAAGGCGCCCAGTCGTTTGGCAAAGGCAACTTCAAGGCCCTGTTTGAATCTATAGAAAGAGAACAGGCCCTGCGCGGTAACTTATAG
- a CDS encoding L,D-transpeptidase family protein: MKRLIVLVLMMWCAGQTSAQQSFLDNQKMFPKVGEAYREKEELLKKEFAKKGLAYPARYMFVRSFKLDSEMEIWVKNNAADTFQLFKSYRVCTLSGKMGPKRKEGDRQVPEGFYYINDFNPNSNYHLSLGINYPNFSDRILSDAKRPGGEIYIHGNCITVGCIPLTDEFIDEVYILAVNAKNAGQDFIPVHVFPVKFGNVRSMDYLGNVSLTDNSSQQFWVELKTAYDYFEKHHRLPVVLVDDKGKYIM, from the coding sequence ATGAAGCGTCTTATAGTTTTAGTCTTGATGATGTGGTGTGCAGGTCAAACATCTGCCCAACAGTCTTTCCTCGATAATCAGAAAATGTTTCCCAAAGTGGGAGAAGCTTATCGTGAAAAAGAGGAGCTGCTGAAAAAGGAGTTTGCGAAGAAAGGACTGGCTTATCCCGCCAGGTATATGTTTGTGCGTTCCTTTAAGCTGGACAGTGAAATGGAGATCTGGGTGAAAAACAATGCAGCTGATACATTCCAGCTTTTTAAATCCTACCGGGTGTGTACCCTGTCGGGTAAGATGGGGCCCAAAAGGAAAGAAGGCGACCGCCAGGTGCCGGAAGGGTTCTATTATATTAATGACTTCAATCCAAATAGTAACTATCACTTATCACTCGGGATCAACTATCCCAATTTCTCCGACCGTATCCTGAGCGATGCCAAAAGGCCAGGGGGTGAAATCTATATTCACGGCAACTGCATTACAGTAGGATGTATTCCATTGACAGACGAGTTTATCGATGAAGTGTATATCCTGGCCGTAAATGCCAAGAATGCAGGTCAGGACTTTATCCCGGTGCATGTTTTCCCGGTAAAGTTCGGTAATGTCAGGTCTATGGATTACCTCGGTAATGTTTCGCTGACAGATAATTCATCCCAACAGTTCTGGGTAGAACTTAAAACGGCATACGACTATTTTGAAAAACACCATCGCCTGCCGGTAGTACTGGTAGACGATAAAGGCAAATACATCATGTGA
- a CDS encoding homogentisate 1,2-dioxygenase produces MPHYHKLGQIPHKRHTQFRKPDGTLYSEQLFSTEGFSSHSSLLYHCHPPTEIVKVDEPYSVAPRIAEEKMLKHRSFQGFNIKPVDDFLESRKAVLVNNDLHIVLAAPRKSMVDYFYKNADADEMIFVHEGSGVLKTQYGQLAFGYGDYLVIPRGTIYQVSFATENNRLFIVESFSPLRYPKKYLSKYGQLLEHSPYCERDIRQPQDLETIDQEGDFLIRIKKKGIVYPIHYKHHPFDVIGWDGCEYPFAFSIHDFEPITGRVHQPPPVHQTFEGTNFVVCSFCPRLFDYHPLAVPAPYNHSNIDSDELLYYVDGDFMSRKHVTRGMITLHPAGIPHGPHPGAVAKSIGAKETNELAVMVDTFHPLQITAAALDIEDDNYVMSWAE; encoded by the coding sequence ATGCCACACTATCATAAGCTAGGACAGATACCGCACAAGCGCCATACCCAGTTCCGCAAACCGGATGGCACCCTGTATTCGGAGCAGTTGTTTTCCACAGAAGGATTCTCGTCTCATTCTTCCCTGTTATATCATTGTCACCCGCCTACAGAGATTGTAAAAGTAGATGAACCCTACAGCGTGGCTCCCCGCATTGCGGAAGAAAAAATGCTGAAACACCGCAGCTTCCAGGGATTTAATATAAAACCGGTAGATGATTTCCTGGAAAGCCGCAAAGCTGTGCTGGTCAATAATGACCTGCATATTGTACTGGCCGCCCCCCGCAAAAGCATGGTGGATTATTTCTATAAAAATGCCGATGCGGATGAAATGATCTTTGTTCATGAAGGCAGTGGCGTGCTTAAAACGCAGTACGGTCAACTGGCATTCGGTTATGGCGATTACCTGGTAATCCCCCGTGGTACCATTTACCAGGTTAGTTTTGCTACGGAAAACAACCGCCTGTTTATCGTAGAGTCGTTTAGCCCACTCCGTTATCCCAAAAAATACCTGAGCAAATACGGGCAGCTGCTGGAACATTCCCCTTATTGTGAAAGAGACATCCGACAGCCACAGGACCTCGAAACCATCGACCAGGAAGGCGATTTCCTGATCCGCATCAAAAAGAAAGGGATCGTGTATCCTATTCATTACAAACATCATCCCTTTGATGTAATCGGATGGGATGGATGCGAATATCCGTTTGCCTTTTCTATCCACGATTTTGAACCGATCACCGGGCGGGTGCATCAGCCCCCGCCGGTGCATCAGACTTTTGAAGGAACCAACTTCGTGGTTTGCTCCTTCTGCCCGCGTTTATTTGACTACCATCCGCTGGCGGTACCTGCGCCGTATAATCACAGTAATATTGATAGCGATGAACTTTTATATTATGTAGACGGCGATTTTATGAGCCGTAAGCATGTTACACGCGGCATGATCACCCTGCATCCGGCCGGTATCCCGCATGGGCCGCATCCCGGTGCAGTAGCGAAAAGCATTGGCGCAAAAGAAACAAATGAACTGGCCGTGATGGTTGACACTTTTCATCCCCTGCAGATCACAGCAGCTGCATTGGATATTGAAGATGACAACTATGTCATGAGCTGGGCAGAATAA
- a CDS encoding GMC family oxidoreductase, with product MNLNIKAQEQNTYDAIVIGSGVSGGWAAKELTEKGLKVLMLDRGKPLEHVKDYDTATKDPWEFKHRGRITVEQRETHPKLSRDYPYSEHNEKFWINDSESPYNEVKRFDWYRPDIVGGKSIMWGRQSYRLSDIDFEANLKDGIAVDWPIRYKDIAPWYDYVEKFAGISGTKEGLPQLPDGQFMPAMEMNCVEKDVKKSVETAFKGRIITMGRVANITQPLPGREACQFRNLCSRGCPFGAYFSTQSSTLPAAVATGNLTLRPDSIVNSIIYDEKAGKATGVKVIDKHTKEMVEYYAKIIFINGSTLGSTFVMMNSTSSRFPNGLGNDSGVLGKYLMDHHFRTGASGTADGYDDKYFFGRRANGIYVPRYRNIGKDKRDYLRGFGYQGGASRQGWSRGIAEMGVGKDFKEMLTEPGKWSMGLGGFGECLPYEDNRVTLDTSVKDAWGQPVLKFDAEFKENEKKMRVDMMNDAAEMLEAAGIKNVKTYDNGSYPGMAIHEMGTARMGRDPKTSVLNGYNQMHAVKNVFVTDGAAMTSTACVNPSLTYMALTARAADYAVKELKKGNI from the coding sequence ATGAACCTGAATATAAAAGCGCAGGAACAGAACACCTACGATGCGATCGTGATCGGCTCCGGTGTGAGTGGTGGCTGGGCTGCCAAAGAATTGACCGAAAAAGGTCTGAAAGTGTTAATGCTGGACCGTGGTAAGCCACTGGAACACGTGAAAGACTATGATACCGCTACCAAAGATCCGTGGGAATTTAAACACCGCGGCCGTATAACCGTAGAACAGCGGGAAACCCATCCCAAGCTGAGCCGCGACTATCCTTATAGTGAACACAACGAAAAATTCTGGATCAACGATTCAGAAAGTCCATACAACGAGGTAAAACGTTTTGACTGGTACCGCCCGGATATTGTGGGTGGTAAATCCATTATGTGGGGCCGTCAGTCGTACCGCCTGAGCGACATCGATTTTGAAGCCAACCTGAAAGATGGTATCGCCGTAGACTGGCCTATCCGTTATAAAGATATTGCTCCCTGGTACGATTATGTAGAGAAATTTGCAGGTATCAGCGGAACAAAGGAAGGCTTGCCACAATTACCTGACGGACAGTTTATGCCCGCCATGGAAATGAACTGTGTAGAGAAAGATGTAAAGAAAAGTGTGGAAACCGCCTTCAAGGGCCGTATCATCACCATGGGACGTGTAGCGAATATCACGCAGCCGCTTCCCGGCCGTGAGGCGTGCCAGTTCCGTAACCTGTGTAGCCGCGGTTGTCCTTTCGGCGCTTATTTCAGTACACAATCATCTACGCTGCCAGCAGCAGTAGCTACCGGCAACCTTACGCTCCGCCCTGACTCCATCGTAAATTCAATTATCTATGATGAGAAAGCAGGAAAAGCGACCGGCGTAAAAGTGATCGATAAGCACACCAAGGAAATGGTGGAATACTATGCTAAAATCATCTTTATCAATGGTTCTACGCTGGGCTCTACTTTTGTGATGATGAACTCCACATCTTCCCGCTTCCCTAACGGATTGGGTAATGACAGTGGCGTACTGGGCAAATACCTGATGGATCACCATTTCCGTACAGGGGCTTCCGGTACCGCAGATGGTTATGATGATAAATACTTCTTTGGCCGTCGCGCTAACGGGATCTATGTACCCCGTTATCGTAACATCGGCAAAGATAAACGTGATTATCTCCGTGGTTTCGGTTACCAGGGTGGCGCCAGCCGCCAGGGTTGGAGCCGTGGTATTGCAGAAATGGGCGTAGGTAAAGACTTCAAAGAAATGCTGACCGAACCAGGCAAATGGAGCATGGGATTAGGTGGCTTCGGTGAATGCTTACCTTATGAAGATAACAGGGTTACCCTCGATACATCTGTAAAAGATGCATGGGGACAACCAGTGCTGAAATTTGACGCTGAGTTTAAGGAGAATGAAAAGAAAATGCGTGTAGACATGATGAATGACGCAGCAGAAATGCTGGAAGCTGCCGGTATCAAGAACGTCAAAACTTATGACAACGGTTCTTATCCTGGTATGGCTATTCATGAAATGGGTACTGCACGTATGGGTCGCGATCCTAAAACATCCGTACTCAATGGTTACAACCAGATGCACGCCGTAAAGAATGTGTTCGTTACAGATGGTGCCGCCATGACTTCCACTGCATGTGTGAACCCATCCCTCACTTACATGGCCCTGACAGCACGTGCCGCTGATTATGCTGTGAAAGAACTGAAGAAAGGCAATATCTAA
- a CDS encoding gluconate 2-dehydrogenase subunit 3 family protein: protein MHRRDAIRNVAILLGTAISASTLSALESCTGSAPKNYELQKPATKALLAEIAETIIPTTNTPGAKAAGVDEFIIVMMNDCYQKKDQEVFLEGLKKIDVASTEKFKKSFMDITPEQRTELLTQIEQERVDYNKRKDKKEGDPTHYFQYLKELTLLGYFTSKPGATEALRYVPVPGKYEGCIPYKKGDKAWAV from the coding sequence ATGCACAGAAGAGACGCAATCAGGAATGTGGCGATTTTGTTGGGTACTGCCATTTCCGCTTCCACGTTGTCAGCCCTTGAGAGCTGTACAGGGTCCGCTCCCAAAAACTACGAGTTACAAAAGCCAGCTACCAAAGCACTACTGGCTGAGATCGCGGAAACCATTATACCAACGACTAACACACCTGGCGCTAAAGCCGCAGGGGTGGATGAGTTTATCATCGTTATGATGAACGATTGCTACCAGAAGAAGGATCAGGAAGTTTTCCTGGAGGGGTTGAAGAAAATTGACGTCGCCAGTACAGAGAAGTTCAAAAAAAGCTTCATGGACATCACGCCGGAACAACGCACTGAACTGCTTACGCAGATCGAGCAGGAACGCGTGGATTACAACAAACGGAAAGATAAAAAAGAAGGTGACCCTACTCACTACTTCCAATACCTGAAAGAGCTGACGCTCCTTGGGTATTTCACTTCCAAACCAGGTGCTACAGAAGCATTGCGTTATGTACCGGTTCCAGGTAAGTACGAAGGCTGTATCCCTTACAAAAAAGGGGATAAAGCGTGGGCAGTATAA
- a CDS encoding homoserine kinase, with protein MDCIKVFAPGTVANVACGFDVIGLAMDAPGDEMILRRSSEPGIRITAIHGADLPTDPAKNVASVAVQALLQKYEQPDLGIEIEIFKKIHPGSGIGSSAASSAGAVVGVNHLLGEPFTKKQLVRFAMEGERLACGSAHADNVAPAILGGFTLVRSYRPLDITSLHTPEELWVTVIHPQIEVKTSDAREILKQKVLMTDAIRQWGNVGALVAALYQEDYDLISRSLEDVIVEPVRAILIPAFYELKLKCKEAGALGGGISGSGPSVFMLSKGEENARNVAAMMDTVYAPLGVDYKIYVSRINTAGVKVID; from the coding sequence ATGGATTGTATAAAAGTATTTGCTCCCGGCACCGTTGCCAATGTTGCCTGTGGTTTTGATGTTATAGGATTGGCTATGGACGCGCCGGGCGATGAAATGATCTTACGAAGGAGCAGTGAACCGGGTATCCGCATCACAGCTATACATGGCGCAGACCTGCCAACCGACCCGGCCAAAAATGTGGCCAGCGTAGCCGTACAGGCGCTGTTACAGAAATATGAACAACCGGATCTTGGTATTGAGATAGAAATTTTTAAGAAGATCCATCCCGGTAGCGGTATCGGCTCCAGCGCCGCCAGTAGCGCGGGCGCGGTAGTAGGCGTAAACCACCTGCTGGGAGAGCCTTTCACCAAAAAGCAACTGGTGCGTTTTGCGATGGAAGGAGAAAGACTGGCCTGTGGCTCCGCTCATGCGGACAACGTGGCGCCGGCCATCCTCGGCGGCTTTACCCTTGTGAGGAGCTATCGCCCATTGGATATTACCTCTTTACATACCCCGGAAGAATTATGGGTGACCGTCATCCATCCGCAGATAGAAGTAAAGACCTCAGATGCCCGTGAAATCCTGAAGCAGAAAGTGCTGATGACGGACGCCATCCGGCAGTGGGGCAACGTAGGCGCACTGGTAGCAGCTTTATACCAGGAAGACTATGACCTGATCAGCCGTTCACTCGAAGATGTGATCGTAGAGCCGGTGCGGGCTATCCTCATCCCGGCATTCTATGAACTCAAATTAAAATGCAAGGAAGCAGGTGCACTGGGAGGCGGTATCTCCGGTTCCGGCCCCTCTGTATTCATGCTCAGCAAAGGCGAAGAAAACGCCCGTAATGTGGCTGCCATGATGGATACCGTGTATGCGCCGCTGGGAGTAGATTATAAAATCTATGTTTCCCGTATTAATACAGCCGGCGTAAAAGTGATTGATTAA
- the thrA gene encoding bifunctional aspartate kinase/homoserine dehydrogenase I, with translation MQVLKFGGTSVGSAKAIEQVCQILRHHKPAGKYAIVVSAFGGTTDKLIRCGQLAGEGQEAYKTLLQEIETRHLGTIRELFPITAQSSMISQLKKKLNALENLCDGIFQVGELSLRTLDKVMSYGELISCVIVAEKLKQQGFSAVCKDSRELIVTDKNFGHAAVDFEVTNHNITQYFDQLTADYVVLPGFVANSADGETTTLGRGGSDYTAAIIAAAVQAEALDIWTDVSGMMTADPRLVSQALPIAHISYAEAMELSHFGAKVIYPPTIQPVMDKRIPIRIKNTFAPEDYGTLIQDSEERSFPVTGISGIQHIALLTLEGSGMVGIPGFSKRLFESLLREHINVILITQSSSEHSITVGIHDTDMLMAKTAVDSEFSHEIQEKRIAPLQVEKDLAIVAVVGDKMKNHHGTSGKLFGTLGRNGVNVRAIAQGSTEKNISAVINKTDVKKALNLIHEAFFETPLKQVNLFVAGVGNVGSKLLEQLEQQQHYLQEELGLQIRVAGLANSKNTLVSEYGIGLHDWRNQLAQGGKMDIPAFVEQIKSMNLRNSVFVDNTASSEVAAVYHEFLQHGISVVTCNKIACSSDYAYYKQLKDLARKFNASFLFETNVGAGLPVINTLNDLIRSGDRIHSIEAVLSGSLNFVFNHFVNGASFREVVKAAQDEGYTEPDPRIDLSGKDVMRKILILARESGAAIEMDDITNHSFLPAACLDAPSVAAFYDELDVHATHFRDLYTMASSEGKRLKFVASYAEGKASVGLQSVAADHPFFKLEGKDNIVLYTTSRYQEQPLIVKGAGAGADVTASGIFADIIRSARL, from the coding sequence ATGCAAGTATTAAAATTTGGCGGCACTTCTGTCGGAAGCGCCAAAGCAATAGAACAGGTTTGCCAAATATTACGACATCATAAACCAGCCGGGAAATATGCCATTGTAGTCTCTGCCTTTGGCGGTACAACGGACAAGCTTATACGCTGCGGACAACTCGCAGGTGAAGGACAGGAAGCATACAAAACCTTATTACAGGAAATCGAAACCAGGCACCTGGGTACGATCCGTGAACTGTTCCCTATCACTGCACAAAGCAGTATGATCAGCCAGCTGAAGAAAAAGCTGAATGCCCTCGAAAATCTGTGTGACGGCATCTTCCAGGTAGGTGAACTGAGTCTGCGCACCCTCGATAAAGTGATGAGCTACGGAGAACTGATCTCCTGTGTAATCGTAGCCGAAAAGCTGAAACAACAAGGTTTTTCAGCTGTCTGCAAAGATAGCCGTGAGCTGATCGTTACCGATAAAAATTTCGGTCATGCCGCTGTCGACTTCGAAGTGACCAATCATAACATCACACAATATTTTGACCAGTTAACTGCCGACTATGTAGTACTGCCAGGCTTTGTGGCCAACAGTGCTGATGGTGAAACCACTACACTGGGCCGTGGCGGCTCCGACTATACCGCCGCTATCATAGCTGCTGCTGTTCAGGCGGAAGCACTGGATATATGGACGGATGTAAGCGGCATGATGACCGCCGATCCCCGCCTCGTATCACAGGCCCTCCCTATTGCCCACATCTCTTATGCAGAAGCGATGGAGCTGTCGCACTTCGGCGCCAAAGTCATTTACCCGCCTACCATACAACCGGTGATGGATAAACGGATTCCGATCCGCATAAAAAATACTTTTGCCCCGGAAGATTACGGCACCCTTATACAGGACAGCGAGGAACGCAGTTTCCCCGTAACCGGCATCTCCGGCATACAACATATTGCCCTGCTCACCCTCGAAGGAAGTGGTATGGTAGGCATCCCCGGCTTCTCCAAAAGATTGTTTGAATCACTCTTACGGGAACACATCAACGTTATCCTGATTACTCAGAGTTCTTCGGAACATTCTATTACCGTAGGCATTCACGATACAGATATGCTGATGGCTAAAACAGCGGTAGACAGCGAATTCTCCCATGAAATACAGGAAAAACGCATCGCTCCCCTGCAGGTAGAAAAAGACCTTGCCATCGTAGCCGTAGTGGGAGATAAAATGAAGAACCACCACGGTACCAGCGGAAAATTATTCGGCACCCTGGGCAGGAACGGTGTCAATGTAAGGGCTATTGCACAGGGATCTACAGAAAAAAATATTTCGGCAGTGATTAATAAAACAGATGTAAAAAAAGCACTGAACCTGATCCATGAAGCCTTCTTTGAAACGCCGCTCAAACAGGTAAACCTGTTCGTAGCCGGTGTAGGCAACGTGGGCAGCAAGCTGCTGGAACAACTGGAGCAACAACAACATTACCTCCAGGAAGAACTGGGATTACAGATAAGAGTGGCCGGACTGGCCAACAGTAAAAATACCCTGGTAAGTGAATATGGAATTGGTTTGCATGACTGGCGGAACCAACTGGCGCAAGGCGGTAAAATGGATATTCCCGCTTTTGTAGAACAGATAAAATCGATGAACCTGCGCAACAGCGTATTTGTGGATAACACCGCCAGCAGCGAGGTAGCCGCCGTTTATCACGAGTTCTTACAACATGGGATCTCTGTGGTGACCTGTAATAAAATAGCCTGTTCTTCTGACTACGCCTATTACAAACAACTGAAAGACCTGGCCCGTAAGTTCAACGCTTCTTTCCTGTTCGAAACCAACGTAGGAGCGGGTTTGCCGGTTATCAATACCCTGAATGACCTTATCAGAAGTGGCGACAGGATTCATAGTATAGAAGCTGTTTTATCCGGTAGCCTGAATTTCGTGTTTAACCATTTTGTAAACGGTGCCAGCTTCCGCGAGGTAGTAAAAGCCGCGCAGGATGAGGGTTACACGGAACCGGATCCACGTATTGACCTCAGTGGTAAAGATGTAATGCGCAAGATCCTGATCCTGGCGCGTGAAAGTGGTGCTGCTATTGAAATGGACGATATCACGAATCACTCGTTCCTGCCGGCCGCCTGCCTGGATGCACCATCTGTAGCGGCATTCTACGATGAACTGGACGTACACGCCACGCACTTCCGCGACCTGTATACAATGGCCAGCAGTGAAGGCAAACGCCTGAAATTTGTAGCCAGCTATGCAGAAGGGAAAGCATCTGTAGGGTTGCAAAGTGTGGCTGCTGATCATCCTTTCTTTAAGCTGGAAGGCAAAGACAATATTGTACTTTACACCACCAGCCGTTATCAGGAGCAGCCCCTTATCGTAAAAGGAGCTGGTGCAGGTGCAGATGTAACGGCATCCGGCATATTTGCAGATATTATCCGGTCGGCCCGGCTGTAA